In Brucella melitensis bv. 1 str. 16M, a genomic segment contains:
- a CDS encoding amino acid ABC transporter ATP-binding protein, translating to MSAQSALQQSGIGIEVDRSKMQVSKTEVAIEITNMHKWYGEFHVLRDINLKVMRGERIVVAGPSGSGKSTMIRCINRLEEHQKGKIVVDGIELTNDLKKIDEVRREVGMVFQHFNLFPHLTILENCTLAPIWVRKMPKKQAEEIAMHYLERVKIPEQANKYPGQLSGGQQQRVAIARALCMNPKVMLFDEPTSALDPEMVKEVLDTMVSLAAEGMTMICVTHEMGFARQVANRVIFMDQGQIVEQNSPDEFFDNPQHERTRLFLSQILH from the coding sequence ATGAGTGCACAAAGCGCCCTCCAGCAGTCCGGGATCGGGATCGAAGTCGACCGCTCGAAAATGCAGGTTTCCAAAACCGAAGTCGCCATCGAGATCACCAATATGCACAAGTGGTATGGTGAGTTCCACGTTCTGCGTGACATCAACCTCAAGGTTATGCGTGGTGAGCGTATCGTCGTGGCCGGACCGTCCGGTTCTGGCAAATCGACCATGATCCGCTGCATCAACCGTCTGGAAGAACATCAGAAAGGCAAGATCGTCGTCGATGGTATCGAGCTTACCAACGATCTGAAGAAAATCGATGAAGTGCGCCGCGAAGTCGGCATGGTGTTCCAGCACTTCAACCTCTTCCCGCATCTAACCATTCTGGAAAACTGCACGCTTGCGCCGATCTGGGTGCGCAAGATGCCGAAAAAGCAGGCGGAAGAAATCGCCATGCATTATCTGGAGCGTGTGAAGATCCCGGAACAGGCCAACAAATATCCGGGCCAGCTTTCCGGCGGCCAGCAGCAGCGTGTGGCGATTGCGCGCGCGCTTTGCATGAACCCGAAAGTCATGCTGTTCGATGAGCCGACCTCGGCGCTCGATCCGGAAATGGTCAAGGAAGTGCTGGATACGATGGTGAGCCTTGCTGCCGAAGGCATGACGATGATCTGCGTGACGCACGAAATGGGCTTTGCCCGTCAGGTTGCCAACCGCGTCATCTTCATGGATCAGGGCCAGATCGTCGAACAGAATTCGCCAGACGAATTCTTCGATAATCCGCAGCATGAACGCACCAGGCTGTTCCTGAGCCAGATCCTGCATTGA
- a CDS encoding amino acid ABC transporter permease, which yields MTIFGLVLVVWFVPPIIEWLFINAAWTGTSRTACLTAAQGGAQPDGWSGACWAFVNAKYEQFLYGRYPISERWRVDLTALIFAALLVPLLIPKIPKKGLNAILFFLVFPVVAFFLLVGGWFGLPYVETPLWGGLLVTLVLSFVGIAVSLPLGIVPALGRRSKLPVIKTLSIIFIEMVRGVPLVTVLFMASVMLPLFLPPGVTFDKLLRALIGVALFASAYMAEVVRGGLQAIPRGQYEGADALGLSYWQKTGLVVLPQALKLVIPGIVNTFIGLFKDTSLVYIIGMFDLLGIVRQNFSDANWASPQTPATGLIFAGFVFWIFCFAMSRYSIFMERRLDTGHKR from the coding sequence GTGACCATTTTCGGGCTGGTTCTGGTCGTCTGGTTCGTGCCGCCCATCATTGAATGGCTGTTCATCAATGCGGCCTGGACGGGAACCAGCCGCACGGCCTGCCTGACTGCCGCGCAGGGCGGCGCCCAGCCGGATGGCTGGTCGGGCGCCTGCTGGGCCTTCGTGAATGCGAAATATGAGCAGTTCCTTTATGGCCGCTATCCGATTTCCGAACGCTGGCGTGTCGATCTGACGGCGCTGATATTTGCCGCTCTTCTGGTGCCGCTTCTGATCCCGAAGATTCCGAAGAAGGGGCTCAACGCGATCCTGTTTTTCCTCGTGTTTCCGGTTGTGGCCTTCTTCCTGCTGGTTGGCGGCTGGTTCGGGCTTCCCTATGTGGAAACCCCGCTCTGGGGCGGCCTTTTAGTCACGCTGGTCCTTTCCTTCGTGGGCATTGCCGTGTCGCTGCCGCTCGGCATTGTGCCGGCACTCGGACGCCGTTCGAAACTGCCGGTCATCAAAACCCTCTCCATCATCTTCATCGAGATGGTGCGCGGCGTTCCGCTGGTGACGGTGCTGTTCATGGCAAGCGTCATGCTGCCGCTGTTCCTGCCGCCGGGCGTGACCTTCGACAAGCTGTTACGTGCCCTGATCGGCGTGGCGCTTTTTGCTTCAGCCTATATGGCGGAAGTGGTGCGCGGCGGTCTTCAGGCCATTCCGCGAGGGCAATATGAGGGCGCGGATGCGCTGGGCCTCAGCTATTGGCAGAAGACGGGTCTGGTAGTTCTGCCGCAGGCGTTGAAACTGGTCATTCCGGGCATTGTGAACACGTTCATCGGGCTCTTCAAGGATACCAGCCTCGTCTATATCATCGGCATGTTCGATCTTCTGGGTATTGTCCGGCAGAACTTTTCCGATGCAAACTGGGCTTCTCCACAGACACCTGCCACGGGTTTGATCTTTGCGGGTTTCGTTTTCTGGATTTTCTGTTTCGCTATGTCGCGTTACTCTATATTCATGGAGCGACGGCTCGACACGGGTCATAAACGATAA
- a CDS encoding amino acid ABC transporter permease, with amino-acid sequence MASYFGTERRQGSGGTSLLYDPRARGIFYQVVVFGAVIAGIYWIVGNTITNLQRANIASGFGFLYGRAGFDISQTLIQYNSDSTYGRAFLVGLVNTLYVAALGVVTASIIGFLVGIGRLSHNWLIRNICTVYVEVFRNIPPLLVIFFWYFGVLSVLPPVRQSYSMPLSTYINNRGFFMPSPVWGEGAWAVPVALLIGILASFAVARWAKRRQMATGQPFHTIRVSAALIIGLPILALIATGFPVSFDVPKLGTFNLTGGAQIKPEFLALFLALSFYTASFIAETVRAGVLGVSKGQTEAAYAVGLRSGQTMRLIIVPQALRIIIPPLSSQYLNLIKNSSLAIAIGYPDLVAVGGTILNQTGQAVEVVAIWMVIYLGISLIVSGLMNWFNAKMALVER; translated from the coding sequence ATGGCTTCCTATTTTGGTACTGAACGTCGCCAGGGCAGCGGCGGAACTTCGCTCCTGTATGATCCGCGTGCGCGCGGCATCTTCTATCAGGTGGTTGTCTTTGGCGCGGTCATCGCCGGGATCTACTGGATCGTCGGCAATACGATCACCAATTTGCAGCGCGCAAATATTGCATCCGGTTTCGGCTTCCTCTATGGGCGCGCCGGTTTTGATATCAGTCAGACGCTCATTCAATATAACAGCGATTCAACCTATGGCCGGGCCTTTCTGGTTGGCCTTGTGAATACGCTTTATGTCGCCGCGCTCGGTGTTGTCACGGCATCAATCATCGGATTTCTGGTCGGCATCGGTCGTCTTTCGCACAACTGGCTGATTCGCAATATCTGCACGGTCTATGTGGAGGTCTTCCGCAATATTCCGCCGCTACTCGTTATTTTCTTCTGGTATTTCGGCGTTCTGTCGGTTTTGCCCCCGGTGCGCCAAAGCTATTCCATGCCGCTTTCCACCTATATCAACAATCGCGGCTTCTTCATGCCATCGCCGGTTTGGGGCGAGGGGGCATGGGCCGTGCCGGTGGCGCTTTTGATTGGCATCCTGGCTTCGTTTGCCGTTGCGCGTTGGGCAAAACGCCGCCAGATGGCAACAGGACAGCCTTTCCACACGATACGCGTATCGGCTGCACTGATTATCGGCCTGCCGATACTGGCGCTGATCGCGACGGGCTTTCCGGTTTCATTCGACGTGCCCAAGCTTGGAACCTTCAATCTGACGGGCGGCGCGCAGATCAAGCCGGAATTTCTGGCCCTGTTTCTGGCCTTGTCCTTCTATACGGCCTCCTTCATTGCCGAAACCGTTCGTGCCGGTGTTCTGGGTGTCAGCAAGGGGCAGACCGAGGCGGCCTATGCAGTTGGTCTTCGCTCCGGCCAGACGATGCGTCTCATCATCGTGCCGCAGGCGCTGCGCATCATCATTCCGCCGCTGTCGAGCCAGTATCTCAACCTCATCAAGAACTCGTCGCTGGCTATCGCCATCGGCTATCCCGATCTTGTCGCCGTCGGCGGAACCATCCTCAACCAGACAGGCCAGGCGGTTGAAGTCGTGGCGATCTGGATGGTGATCTATCTGGGCATCAGCCTGATCGTTTCCGGCCTGATGAACTGGTTCAATGCCAAGATGGCTCTGGTGGAGAGGTGA
- a CDS encoding amino acid ABC transporter substrate-binding protein, translated as MKKTLMTGVLGAAALFGIASGASADTLSDVKAKGFLQCGVNTGLLGFASPNDKGEWSGFDVDYCRAVASAIFGDPTKVKFTPLNAKERFTAFQSGEVDVLIRNTTWTISRDTSLGLDFAGINYYDGQGFMINSKKLAGINSALQLSGASICVQAGTTTELNMADYFRANKMEYNPVVFEKIEEANAAYDSGRCDAYTTDQSSLYGVRLALANPDDHVILPEIISKEPFGLTVRQGDARWADVVRWTHNALLNAEEYGITQANVEEMKKSDNPDIKRLLGAEADTKIGTDLGLDKDWVVKIIKGVGNYGEIFERNIGSGSPLKIARGLNAQWNKGGLQYGIPVR; from the coding sequence ATGAAAAAAACTCTCATGACGGGTGTATTGGGTGCGGCGGCGCTGTTTGGCATCGCTTCGGGAGCATCCGCAGACACGCTTTCCGATGTGAAGGCGAAAGGTTTTCTACAGTGCGGCGTAAACACGGGGCTACTTGGTTTTGCGTCGCCCAATGATAAGGGTGAATGGTCCGGTTTCGACGTTGATTATTGCCGTGCGGTAGCTTCGGCGATCTTCGGTGATCCGACCAAGGTGAAGTTCACTCCTCTCAATGCAAAAGAGCGTTTCACGGCGTTTCAATCCGGTGAGGTGGACGTTCTGATCCGCAACACGACCTGGACCATCAGCCGCGATACGTCGCTTGGTCTCGATTTTGCTGGCATCAACTACTATGACGGCCAGGGCTTCATGATCAATTCAAAGAAGCTGGCGGGCATCAATTCCGCATTGCAGCTTTCGGGTGCTTCCATCTGCGTCCAGGCCGGCACGACGACCGAGCTGAACATGGCCGACTATTTCCGCGCCAATAAGATGGAATATAATCCGGTTGTCTTTGAGAAGATCGAAGAAGCCAATGCCGCTTATGATTCCGGCCGTTGTGACGCCTATACGACCGACCAGTCCAGCCTTTACGGGGTTCGTCTGGCGCTTGCCAATCCGGACGATCACGTCATCCTGCCGGAAATCATTTCCAAGGAGCCTTTCGGCCTGACCGTTCGTCAAGGTGACGCCAGGTGGGCGGATGTCGTTCGCTGGACGCATAATGCGCTGCTCAATGCCGAGGAATACGGCATTACGCAGGCCAATGTCGAAGAGATGAAGAAGTCCGATAATCCGGATATCAAGCGTCTTCTCGGCGCGGAAGCAGACACCAAGATCGGCACCGATCTCGGCCTCGACAAGGACTGGGTGGTGAAGATCATCAAGGGTGTCGGCAATTACGGCGAAATCTTCGAGCGCAACATTGGTTCGGGCAGCCCGCTCAAGATCGCACGCGGCCTCAACGCCCAGTGGAACAAGGGCGGCCTGCAATATGGCATCCCCGTGCGCTAA
- the lpxE gene encoding lipid A 1-phosphatase LpxE: protein MTVPNAENILLNPIRAACELVRALLRPAYKGAPSSWTMEMTAIVALLPFILLVLHLWDADLSRAASHSTGLFMEILRAGTDAIRTVIWLPIALAVWLVTALLLSPSFQGGARRWLVRLHGWATLVAASIIVGSIPVELGKLVVGRARPLLIDEVGAASFSPFNGQYLYESFPSGHSMMAGIMLVSLWIFLPRLRIVTVAICLLFCISRVAAGVHYLTDVVAGFTIGFVSAWWVARYMATRNIIFSLDEESVMPRI, encoded by the coding sequence ATGACGGTGCCAAATGCGGAAAATATTTTACTTAATCCCATCCGCGCCGCTTGCGAGCTTGTGCGGGCGCTTCTGCGCCCTGCCTATAAAGGTGCGCCATCGTCATGGACGATGGAAATGACGGCCATTGTCGCTCTTCTGCCTTTCATTCTTCTCGTCCTGCATCTTTGGGATGCAGATCTCAGTAGAGCGGCCTCGCACAGCACCGGCCTGTTCATGGAAATCCTGCGAGCAGGCACGGATGCTATCCGTACCGTAATCTGGCTGCCCATAGCCCTCGCTGTATGGCTGGTGACGGCGCTTCTCCTGTCTCCGTCGTTTCAGGGCGGGGCACGGCGCTGGCTGGTACGATTGCACGGTTGGGCGACACTTGTGGCGGCGTCCATTATTGTGGGCAGTATTCCGGTGGAGCTTGGCAAGCTTGTCGTCGGGCGGGCGCGGCCTTTACTGATCGATGAGGTTGGAGCTGCGTCGTTCTCACCCTTCAATGGGCAATATCTTTATGAAAGCTTTCCTTCCGGCCATTCCATGATGGCGGGTATCATGCTGGTTTCGCTGTGGATTTTCCTTCCACGCCTGCGAATCGTCACGGTCGCGATTTGCCTCCTGTTCTGCATCAGCCGCGTGGCGGCCGGCGTGCATTATCTCACGGATGTGGTGGCAGGCTTCACGATTGGATTCGTTTCCGCATGGTGGGTGGCGCGCTACATGGCGACGCGAAATATTATTTTTTCTTTGGATGAGGAAAGCGTAATGCCGCGCATCTGA